One Gadus macrocephalus chromosome 17, ASM3116895v1 genomic window, aaagagccagtgagccCACTGTTTCAGATGGAATTCGAGCACTATGTggttaaaaaatgtttttcgaGCTGTGAGTTTTAGGGAAGAGGGGGTCATGACATGGTACGACCCATACCAAGTGGGTGCTGTTGCCTCTTGGTCGTGACGTCTATAGAAAAATATTTCGAGCTTGTGGAGCAAATAATAGTGGTcatgactgtctctctcatttGGACTCGATCTTGACTTGTAATCAAACCTCTTTGGACGCCTTCAAGCCCTGGTCTTGGACTCGACAAACATGGTATTGACTACAGCTCTGCAAGAAAGAAGGACCCATGATGCCACCACAGAAGCAAATCAACCGCTTTGCTTCAGCCACTCAATGGGCTATCGCCCGGTGtaacaaagaaaaataactcATCCGACGGAGCGATTGCGATGTGACTCTGTCTACGCTTTAAGCAAGTGCATGTTTCTGCACGTGAACGACTTCATGGACGTCTCTACCTTTCCGCTGCTGCATGgtgcagaaaatatgcaacagccaCCCCTGGTGTCACACTTTATGATGGTAACAATACGGTGTGAAACCGGGCCGcaaaaataaaagcaaataGATGGGGACAGGTGGTTTAGCacgttaaagctagggtaggcaatttggagaaaccagccagagtaagtaactcccccaaaacacatgactatctcgctagctttagcaataggcCTATGTtgccttgtggaagactccgTCATGCGCAATGAGGGCAGAAACAGGAACAGTGAGCGCAGGTAGGTAGGCTACGTAGACGGACAGGTGAGGTGAGCCATCTAATTATTTCATTCGGCCTAATTAAATAATTGAATGGGTTTATTACATGCCTGCTACAGCTCACAGCAGGCATGTAATAATACcataatttgaatttgaatttctTTTGGCTGAGCATTTATGATTGATTGCTGTGAGGATGTCCATTAAATTTCACAGATATTTCTAAAATAAGTTGCCTGCTCTTACTTTACTGCTGCAATCTTACATGGTGGTGAATCAAGCACAGGTGTAGTACGCTGTGGTTGGCTGGTGGAACCTAGTTCCTATACCCCTGAGACCCAGAACTGAAGAAGAACCCTTCGGTCCTCGTTATTGGGGTGATTGAAAGGACCATTTCAAAGGGTCTGTGGTCGTCTCTGAGAGTAGGCTTTCTGTGTGGTTTGTATGGACGATGAAAACAATGTTAAGTTGTAATATAGAACTGTCTATATTGAATACCGAGGTGTACATATTCTCCATTGGCACTTTCTGCTCGTCATTGATGCTGATAAGATctagaggaggtgatggaaaTGTACATGGCAGGAAATTGAGCAAGGCCTAAAGGATGTGTAAGCCAGGCCAAATGCTTATCGCGTGAAGCGACAAAAAGTGGTTTATTTGTCttgcgaacacacacgcacgcacacacacacacacacacacacacacacacacacacacacacacacacacacacacacacacacacacacacacacacacacacacacacacacacacacttctttaaATGGTGTGAAAAGAAACCTCCATAAACAGGCCAGTTTTAGAGCTAAAGGAAAATACTTTAAAAAAACGTCAAAATGTCCTGTCTTTGAACTTCTTCATgcgtatggatggatggatggatggatggatggatggatggatggatggatggatgcatgtgtgtatataaaaaaaaaaaaacgacacagAACGGTTTTAAGGTTTTAAAGAGTGAcccatttttgtttgtttgttttatgctGCCGACCAACTGGGATGTATTTTGTATCTTACctcaaaagaaaaataattagtttttattattttgcacTCCTTCCCACCAGCGACCATCAGTCCATCCAACCTTTTGCACACCTGCCTATTACATTTGTGCCTCGCAATCCACGAAATGTCCCCGATGATGCAACTATGTcatcttaagtgtgtgtgtgtgcgtgtgtgtttgtgtttgtgcgcacgcgtgtatgtgtgtgtgtgtgtccgtctgtgaaAGTGTGTGAACATGACATCATTTAAAGAGTCTCTCATTGATATAGTGAGCTTGCTGTTCGGTTACTGATTGCGACAAAAGGGGGCACTGAAATTAATCAAGCTATTGAATAGATGTCCCATGACTGAGCAGGCCTACTGCACATGCTTGTCCCTACAGAACCATCAACGGTCAAAGAACCTTGTAATGCAGACAGGAAGTCCAGGGGCGGGACCTTCCAGTGCCCCTTATTGTACCCCCATGCACTCTTGACAGGTGTGTGGAAACGACCATTTCAAGGCGTTTGTGGTCGTCTCTGAGAGTAGGCTTTCATTGTGTGGTTTGTATGGACGATGACAACAATGTTGGACCATGTCCCACTTGAAGTGTAATATAGAActgtttttatttaataaagaGATGTACATATTCCACATTGGAACTTCGTCACGTCGTCATTGTTGCTGAGGCGATCTAAAGGTGATCGAGGAATCGAGCAAAGCCTAAAGTCTTTGTACACCAGGGCAATTGCTTATTGTGAGTGAAGCGACAAAGTGTTAATTGTTgcgtacacatgcacaaacatttacacacacactgtttcaaACGGTGTGAAGGAGACCTTAATGGGTTGCAACTGACGGCAAGGTCCACAACTAAAGGAAAATGCTTTCAATGACTTTTGATAGTTTTGATAACAAGAAACGTTTGGTCCTTTTGAAAATAACCAAGCACAACTTTTGTGCTTCAATTAAACATCATTATGTTTAATTGAAGTGTTGAGTACTTTGTCACATTGGCCGTTTCTTATTATGTTTAGGAACAGGAAAGGCAATGTAATATGTGCATAGCTAGGCTATTGCCTTCTTGCAGGTGGCTCAGATTGGTCGATTCTCATTACATTTAGAGTTCACAGCAGATACAAATTTAGTTTGAGATTTGTTCAATGCTAACACATGCAAATAAAGAGCTAGCACTGCGAGCAGGAAGATACAATCTTCTCATGattcaaaattcgattaataaCAAATCAGTGCAAATCAAGTCTTCTATTGGTGTACTTGCAGCTGGGTGTTGGGGTTAGAGCTCTCCTCTAGTGGTGGACTTGTAGCTGGGTGTTGGGTTAGAGCTCTCTAGTGGTGGACTTGTATCTGGGTTTTGGGGTTAGAGCTCTCTAGTGGTGGACTTGTAGCTGGGTGTTTAAGTTAAAAAAGGTGAGGGAAAGGGTGAGTGAGAGTGCGAAAGGAAGAATCGAGGTAAAAGAGGAAGGGTGCTGGGTGAGTGTGAAATAACAGGTGATTTgattgggggagagaggagagagggcatgagagaatgaatgaatgagtcagTGAAAGTGAGCTGGAGACCCGGAGCACAAACGAAGAGGACGTGTCAGGTGGTGACCCAACACAAGGCTGTCTCTGGGGACTTTCCCATGTGTCCTGGTCTGGTTAAATAGCactgtttttttgtgtggtgagagagagagagagagagagagagagagagagagagagagagagagagagagagaggagagagagagagagagagagagagagagaggagagagagagagagagagagagagagagagagagagagagagagagagagagagagagcgcgtacACGCGTGCGAGAGAGAATTCATATTCTTCCGTTTATGTTGtgtcttttatttttcttcaggGTGGACCGTACCACTCGTTCTCCATGCTTCTGCTTCTCATCCTCCTACAACCTCGAATGTTCTGCCCTTATTTCTTCACATATCTGCTGTATAGGTGtcaatcattttttattttattttatccaagagaaaataataatactgcTATTAATAACTTTGAATTACACAGCACCTTTCTATACATGTAGGGCTTTGGGGTCCTCTTCCTTAGGGGCTTAAGTCGAACGCACTCGCCACTAGACTAACCTGCCCGTTTAGGCCATCGACAAATAcccttttttgtttatttttgttcacGAAGTGGTATGTACAAGGTTTTCCGATGCTCATGCAACCGTGCAATCAAGATGACTTCCTGCTCTaaccgcacatacacacacacacacacactcatgcacactgTGGACCTTTCTGTGGTTCACTTGTTATTAAGTACAAAACAGTGTTCCTGTCACTGACTAACTACAAGTGTCTGTTCTACAGAAGCAATGTCGGTGAAACACTTATTTAGTTGTGTCGTCCTTGTACAACCGTGTTTAATCTCATTGAGTATGGTGAATCAACTTTTAAACATTGACACGGTGATATTTAGTTTGTCAATAGTTCACTGATTGGTTGGACCACAGACTGGTGCGATTACTCAGACCTCTCCTTGTGATTTGAAATTGATAGATTAGAACAGATATTTAGATGAAATGTATATGGATTCAAAGATGTGCAAATGTGGAGAGATTctggttcttgtttatttatcgTCGTGTAGAAGCAACAGACGACACAATGGAGTACANNNNNNNNNNNNNNNNNNNNNNNNNNNNNNNNNNNNNNNNNNNNNNNNNNNNNNNNNNNNNNNNNNNNNNNNNNNNNNNNNNNNNNNNNNNNNNNNNNNNCTGACTAACTACAAGTGTCTGTTCTACAGAAGCAATGTCGGTGAAACACTTATTTAGTTGTGTCGTCCTTGTACAACCGTGTTTAATCTCATTGAGTATGGTGAATCAACTTTTAAACATTGACACGGTGATATTTAGTTTGTCAATAGTTCACTGATTGGTTGGACCACAGACTGGTGCGATTACTCAGACCTCTCCTTGTGATTTGAAATTGATAGATTAGAACAGATATTTAGATGAAATGTATATGGATTCAAAGATGTGCAAATGTGGAGAGATTctggttcttgtttatttatcgTCGTGTAGAAGCAACAGACGACACAATGGAGTACATCTTCTTTCaggtgtatctgtgtttgtgtttaacaACATATCCACACAAAATGTACACCCAAAacatatactgtacacacaacatatgttatggttagggttagggtttgggtcgtgtgttatggttagggttagggttgtgtgttatggttagggttagggtcatgtgttagggttgggttagggttatgcaaacaactaatattatatagatatttgagtaacaattaacaaatattaacaaagggttaggtaatgactagtttgctatttattatggcaccttattataaagtgttaccggtTTATTTGTTgcgtacacatgcacaaacatttacacacacactgtttcaaACGGTGTGAAGGGACCTTAACAGGTTGCAAGTAATGGCCAGGTCCACAACAATTTTCAAAAAAGTCTAAATTGTCCTGCCTTTGAActtctccttttttctctctctcggtctgtctgtgtgtctctctctctctctctctctcttctctctctctctctctctcacatataaTTTCCCTTTCGCTcgtcacacaccctcacactctgctccacctcaccctcaccctcacccacactTCCGCCCATCTTCTCGTTAAATCGGTGTGCCTTCAGCTGTGTTCTGTTACTTCTCGCCGTCTCAGGACCTGTAACCATGCGTGCtcttgccctcctcctcctgtgcatCTTTGGATCCACGCTGGTTTCATTGACCGTGGCCAACAGTAAGTTAACTGACTCACATCTGTGTCACCTAACAAGGTTACACTAATTAACTTAACATTAGCAAATGCAGTTTAAAGGTTTTACTGATGTTATTAACCTTTAGCCTTCCTTATGTTTAGTagcttaattatttattaatggtGTTCCTGTTTACTAAGGTATTGGtgtatacattatttaatcGGGTTAGTAAGGACCCTAACCCATGTGCTATTGCTTTAatataatgcttattactgcattaactaatccTATTGAATGTACCCTTATTCTAAATTTGTCCCACATATTGATGTTATGTTGAGTTGTTTATCTTTAACATTACATGTTCTCTGTTCTCAGATGGAAATGGTCCCGATAGTTGCTGCTTCCAATATTACGAAAGAAAGGTGCAATTCACTAAAATCCGGAGCTACGTTTTGACGGATGGACGCTGTTCAAAGCCCGCCGTTATGTAAGCGTAGCCTTGACCAAAATACCATCCAATTTATATTTGCATCGCAATGATGATTACACCATATTAACACAGAATTAACTCATATGAATGACTGTAATGTCCTTTCTGTGACAGTTTGCGGACCATGAGAAACGTCCGGATCTGCGTGGACCCTGAAGCCGCCTGGGTCAAGAGTGCGATGAAACGACTGGATAGCCGCTACTTCTAACGCCGCTGTTAatggaacctgctggaaatcagcttTATACTGAGTCAGGCGCgctttaaattgtaactttggTAActttaatactttcctgtataatataaaaaacatgatgggcgagaatttttttttttctattgctGGCCCTTAGTGCTGGAAGTAGAACCATGGAAGCATGGTTCTACTTccagcacaaaaaaaaaaaacattctcgccatcatgtttttttatattatacagGATAGTATTAAAGTTATCAAAGTTACAATTTAGGGGGAAGATAGACAGGAATACGATGTGTTTTTCAACTATATATTTGTTATAGAAGCTACCTTTTGAAGTAAGGAGGGTTATCCTCGCTGCAACCAGGCCTAATGTTGCCTTTTAATGCACGTATAGTATTTACAAATTATTGCTATTAAgcttttgattttttttgtaattagtGCAATATATACTATCctctaataaaatatatacGACTACATAAGAGTTTTGGAAGCTTTATTTTGTCTTCAGTATAAAACCTTTTCCCTGTTGGATATTTCAGAAGATTACACCACATTTTTTGTAGATATAATTGAAGTAGATGATAATAACTAAAACTACATTGTACATTTATTAAACATAATAGGTGACTTAGTCATCTGCAAAAATAATCTTCAGAGTTGAGAATATTGAATATATTAATTACCTATATATAGAATATTTCACATAGGTTATCCAAGCATTTAAGGAGCCAGTGAGTCCACTGTTTCAGATGGAATTCGAACACTGTGATTAAAAATGTGTTTCGGGCTGAGAGTTTTAGGAAAGAGGGCCGGGGGTCATGACATGGTGCGACCCATGCCAACTGGGTGCTGTTGCCTCTTGGTCGTGACGTCAATAGAAAAATATTTCCAGCTGGTTGAGCAAATAAAAGGGGtcatgactctctctctcatttggaCTCAATCTTGACTTGGACTCGAACCTCTTTGGACACGGAATCGACTAGCCCTGGTCTTGGACTCGACCAACATGGTATTGACAGCTCTGCGAGAAGAAGGACCCATGATGCCACCACAGAAGCCAATCAACCGCTTTGCTTCAGCCAATCAATGGGCTATCGCCCggtgtaacaaaacaaaaactcatCCGACGGAGCGATTGAGATACAATGTATATAAGTAGTGAACTCAGTCTacgctttaaaggcacccagtgcaactttatgtaaacattcaatgaaaaataaacattcaatttctagtcttttttacacatagtaagtttcaataactccataccattacatatcgacattcaaggagcaaagatgagacgtcattgtgtggtgagaactgatagaaaatcgtaaacaacaacaatcgccggtggggagaagccatttttccattgactggaagcctgctttatttattgtaggttacaaaaaataaagaaaatggcggcattgttgttgttatcgattttctatcagttctcaccacacaacgacgtctcatctttgctgcttgaatgtcggtatgtaatggtatggagttattgaaacttactacgtgtaaaaaagactagaaattgaatgtttatttttaagcctcgaaagttgcactgggtgcctttaagcaagTGCATGTTTCTGCACGTGAACAACTTCATGGCCGTCTCTACCTTTCCGCTCGTGCATGGTGCAGAAAATATGTAACAGCGACCCCTGGTGTCACACTTTATGAAGGGTATCAGAATACGGTGTAACACCGGGCGAGAAAAAACAAATAGGTGGGGGGACAGGTGGTTTAGCTCATTGaggctagggtaggcaattgtGAGAAACTAGCCAGAGTAAGTAATTccccaaaacacatgactagctcgctagctttagcaataggcCTGTCTTGCTTTGTGGAAGACTCGAGGACAATGAGGGCAGAAACAGGAACAGTGAGCGCAGGTAGCCGGGTAGGTGCGTAGGGAAAGGTGAGGTGGGCTATCCAATTATTTCATTTGGCCGaatgaaataataatagtaataatggcattatttttttttgtctgaGCATTTAAATGGTTGATTGCTGTCGGCATGTCAATTGAATTCCAACCAATATGACAgaaaatgcttctaaaataagTTGCCTACGCTAACTTTAATGCTTACATGGTGGTAAATCAAACACAGGTGTAGTACACTGTGGTCGGCTGGTGGAACCTAGCTCCTAAACCCCTGAGACCCAGAACTGAAGAAGAACCCTTCCAGCGGTCCTCCTTATTGATTTACCCTCATTTTGTCTCGTCTCGCTCTCtcggctctctctgtctctctctctctctctctctctctctctctctctctctctctctctctctctctgtctctgttgctgtctctctctctctctctctctctctctctctctctctctctctctctctctctctctctctctgctctctctctgttgctgtcctctctctctctctctctctcctctctctcctctctctctctctctctctctctctctctctctctctctctctctctcctcgctgtctcttctctctctcctctctctctctctctctctctctctgtcgctgtctctctctctctgtctctctctctctctctctctgtcgctgtctctctctctctctctctctctctctctctctctctctgtcgctgtctctctctctctctctctctctctctctctctctctctctctctctctctctctctctctctctctcagtctctctctctgtctctctctctgtctgtctgtctctctctcactctctctctgcctcggtCTGTCTCGGTGTTTGGTAGATAATATAATATGAAGAAGGGCGCTGCGGTTCTGCTGCACTTGTGGTTGGAGCTCTGCAGACTAAGCGTGTTGCACGCGGGTGAGATGGAGGACAAGATAAGGTGGAGGGTCGCCCTAGTTCacagtctctgtgtctctgtctctttctctcgctctcttgatCTCGCGCTTTTGAACGTTCTCTGGATCTCtggatccctctctctcccactccttccTAATTTTCGTCTCCACAGTACCATCAAGCTTCAAAAAGCCTTGTACTGCAGACAGGAATACCAGGGCCGGGACCTTCCAGTTCCCCTTATTTGTACCCCCACGCACTCTTGAAAGGTGTGTGGAAACTCCATTTCAAGGCGTTTGTGGTCGTCTCTGAGAATAGGCTTTCTGTTGTGTGGTTTTGACCGTCCCACTTGAAACGGAATATAGAACTGTCTATATTGAATACAGAGGTGTACATATTCTCCATTGGCACATTCTGCTCGTCATTTGATGCTGATATGATctagaggaggtgatggaaaTGTGCAGGCGATTGAGCAAGGCCTAAAGGATGTGTAAGCCAGGGCAAACGCTTATCGTGAGAAGCGATAAAAAGTGGTTTATTGTTGcgaaaacacacaccaaaacacacacacacacacacacacacacacacacacacacactgctttaaaCGGTGTGAAAATAAACCTACACAAGTAGGCCAGTAGGTCACGGAAAATACTTTCAAAAACGTCAAAATGTCCTGCCTTTGAACTTCTCAATTGaataatatgtatgtatgtatgtatgtatgtatgtatgtatgtatgtatgtatgtatgtatgtatgtatgtatgtatgtatgtatgtatgtatgtatgtatgtatgtatgtatgtatgtatgtaggcctatgtatgtatgcgtgtacatatttaaatataggctatatatttatacatagatAAATTCTTTGAAAAGCAATGATTGGCCCAAGAAATTCAAACAAAGACTGACATTAGCTAATGAATGTCAATAATTGATCAACGATGCTCAAAAACTAGACCAGTGAGTTCGGTCTGTTTCTATTCCTTCACCTTGtgcatttctcttttgtgcGACACCGTTCATTCTCACACCTTTTTGGGGCCATTAGCTAAGCTGTGATGGGCTCACCAGTCAGCACCGacggctccaccccccccccccaccacattTCCGCCCATCTTCTCTTTAAATCGGTGTCCTTCAGCTGTGTTCCGCTACTTGTCGCCGTCTCAGGACCTGTAACCATGCGTGCTCTTGCCCTCCTCCTGCTGTGTGTCTTTGGATCCACGCTGGTTTCATTGACCGTGGCCAACTGTAAGTTAACTGACTCACATCGGTAACACTTAACAAGGGTACACAAATTAATTTAAGATTAGTTATTGCAGCATTAGGCATTGCCTTATGGCTTGGCTTTTCATTCAATCATGGCGTAAATTTTTACTAAGGTATCCATTATTTAATCAATAATAAtggcttattactgcattaactaatccTTATGAAAGTACCCATATGCTTAAGATTTAAAATTGTTAATTTATCTGCCACATTAACATGTTTCTTGCTTTTTCTCAGATGGAGCGCTTCCTAATAGCTGCTGTTTCAAATATTACGAGAGACAGGTGAAATTCGATAAAGTCCGGAACTATGATTGGACGGATAGACGCTGTTCAAAGCCCGCAGTTATGTAAGCATAGCCTTGACCAAATACCATCAAATGGGTTTTATTTGCATCACAATGATTACTAAACCATTTTAACACAGAATGCCAATTGAATTTCTACCGATAGGACAgaaaatgcttctaaaataagTTGTCTATTAATGCTGACATCTTACATGGTGAAATGGGTTTTATTTGCATCACAATGATTACTAAACCATGTTAACCCAGTATGACCCCATAATAATTACTTTCATGTCAATTCTGTGACAGTTTGCGGACCATAGCCAACGTCCGGATCTGCGTGAACCCTGAAGCCACCTGGGTCAAGAACTTGATGGAACGACTCGATCAGATCAACCTTTGACGCCGTGGTTAATAGTGTTATCCTCACCGCAACCAAGCTTAATGTTGCCTTTGGAAGCAGACATAGTCTTTACAGACTAAGCTTTGGAAATATAATTTCTTATTATGCAAATTTTAGCTTACTGCAATTTATATTATCCTCTCATTAAATGTATATTAATACATAAGAGTTTTGgaagttttttttgtgtgtttattggtAAATCTTTTCCCGTCGACTATCTAATTTCTGCTCCTGACAATAGAAAATCGAATTgatagttttttatttttaaaatatttgcGATTGTTTTGTTGTGGTTATCCAAGCACCTAATACTTTTTAACCACTTCATATCATGATTTAAATCTCAAatcataaacaaaaacacaaaaaagtaaacaatTCAATCTGCGTCATAAACGATTACAATTTAATTCActgtaaaataaatgttatataaatacacaggacaggtctttctttttttaaatatcattaaaaaaatgtcTGCTAGTGTGTACTGCTTTGGAGCCCACAGACAGCAGTACAGTACACCAATGTTTACGATAGTGTCAAAGTAGATTGGTATATGGTTAGCTAAAGGACAGGGGGTTGGTTCTTATTACATATCAATGGTTCTGTTGGTTTTGGTTCAGCTGCCAGTTGGTCCTTTAGAAGTCACCATGAAACGTCCCTCATGGCCATCAtcgctctgagagagagagagagagagagagagagagagagagagagagagagagagagagagagagagagagagagagagagagagagagagagagagagagagatcattgaGCATCGTAAAAGACAAGGTGGTGTAGCAGATGGATAGATATGTGTCACTCACTCTCGGTTTTCTTCTTTAGTGGTGTAAGAGCTGCTTTGGCCTAGGGGAAattaaacaacaatatatgTAGTTTAACTTTTTATATACTTTTAATGGCACTCCCAGCAGATACTCAATTTGTACTAATACGATCAGTCAATAGATCATTTGATTGACAGAGTTATTAATATTTAGAATAAAAATACCAATTGTACGTATTAACATTTCTGTGTTCAGCTTCCTAAAAGATAATATTTGGTCAAATATTTTGATATGTGTACTATTTTAAGGAAAAAATGATTACTCAATTCATCAAGTTATTATAGATGAATCAATAATTCTTTCttttcgatttttttaaaaaataaaagcgaGTCCGGTGACTACCTTCTTGATGGCCGCCCAGTCCTCCATGATGTCGATGTCCCTCAGCATGTAGACGATGTAGGGCCCTTGTGGTGTTGggaaacaggcagacagacataaaGCCCATGCTCAGATAGTAAAAAACACATTCATGCTGGTTTGAGTTAGCAGTGATATTGTTAATGGAGGAAAAAATTAAAGAAGGGGGAGAACAGTGAGGATAAATTATGGGACTAGGGCAGTAAAGGATAGGATAGAATAGCTAAAACAAATAGAATGTAGAGGAGATAGGGAATGAAGGAAAGGGGAGGATGAAGAAAGGGATGGAGGATGGAATGGGAAGGAAAGGGAGGGGAGCAGGCTAACCTGAGACCAGGGCAGCTTTCTTCTTCCTGTCCGACCGAGCCAGGAGATTCTTCCTCTTGCACTTTTTACTCTTCACATCGTCGCTCCACCACTCTGTTGTGGACACAGTCTGCTGTGAATACTCTGCCCTCTAGTGCTCAGTCAGGGCACTGCAGCTACAACCTGTGGTTACCTGCTCTGACCGATCTAACAGTCCGGCGACCAAACTCAATGAGCCTGAGACCCCTGCTTA contains:
- the LOC132445774 gene encoding uncharacterized protein LOC132445774, with amino-acid sequence MRALALLLLCIFGSTLVSLTVANNGNGPDSCCFQYYERKVQFTKIRSYVLTDGRCSKPAVILRTMRNVRICVDPEAAWVKSAMKRLDSRYFAVMGSPVSTDGSTPPPHHISAHLLFKSVSFSCVPLLVAVSGPVTMRALALLLLCVFGSTLVSLTVANYGALPNSCCFKYYERQVKFDKVRNYDWTDRRCSKPAVILRTIANVRICVNPEATWVKNLMERLDQINL